Proteins from one Macrobrachium rosenbergii isolate ZJJX-2024 chromosome 14, ASM4041242v1, whole genome shotgun sequence genomic window:
- the LOC136845668 gene encoding uncharacterized protein encodes MNGVVESLIRSCRRGLDAVADYHHKKFSALEWQTILSEVMYLVNSRPLFPNGPDPLESPTITGNDLLFPHGQPSVLQPYTGNEVNLRSMVEVAQQRIQIFWETWIRYMPPQLVQRSKWFHPKQNLQVGDLVLLLEPGLKGGVAPRGLWRRGLVERIHPGKDGLVRRVTVRTVENGKVVHWERPIHKLCLIATVQELQHGFQAKADKDAQN; translated from the coding sequence ATGAATGGTGTTGTTGAATCATTGATCAGAAGCTGTAGAAGAGGTTTAGATGCAGTAGCAGATTATCACCACAAGAAATTCAGTGCTTTGGAATGGCAAACAATACTGTCAGAGGTGATGTACCTTGTTAATTCACGACCACTTTTCCCAAATGGACCAGATCCTCTTGAGTCCCCAACTATAACCGGCAATGACTTACTGTTTCCTCACGGGCAACCTTCAGTTCTACAACCATATACCGGTAACGAAGTGAACTTGAGAAGCATGGTAGAGGTAGCTCAACAGAGAATTCAGATATTTTGGGAGACTTGGATTCGTTATATGCCTCCTCAGCTAGTACAAAGATCGAAATGGTTTCATCCCAAACAGAATCTTCAAGTTGGTGATTTGGTTCTTCTTCTGGAACCAGGCCTAAAGGGAGGTGTCGCTCCTAGGGGACTGTGGAGGCGCGGTCTTGTTGAGAGGATTCATCCCGGAAAAGATGGGCTTGTTCGAAGAGTTACTGTTCGAACAGTGGAGAATGGAAAGGTGGTTCACTGGGAGAGACCCATTCATAAACTTTGCTTAATTGCTACGGTACAAGAGCTTCAACATGGATTCCAAGCTAAGGCAGATAAAGATGCTCAAAATTAA